The following proteins are encoded in a genomic region of Bradyrhizobium sp. SK17:
- a CDS encoding alpha/beta fold hydrolase encodes MTTLAHQPPQLARANNIDICYEVFGDANAEPLLLIMGLGAQMIHWDDEFCRQLAARGFRVIRFDNRDIGKSSRMSGGKRLTALELIKLRFLKIPVAAPYKLADMARDTIGLMDALGIRTAHLVGASMGGMIAQEVAITFPERVRSLTSIMSTTGNPKIPGPTREATAVLMAPPPKSKEEYFVRFGQTWKVLRNGSFPEDEALDPERARRTFERGLNPEGVGRQLRAILASGSRKERLRSVKAPTLVIHGTIDPLVHPEGGKDTAVSIPGAKLLMIEGMGHALPIPMWPEIIDAIDKHAHGAAAQAA; translated from the coding sequence CGCCAACAACATCGACATCTGCTACGAGGTCTTTGGCGATGCGAATGCGGAGCCGCTGCTGCTGATCATGGGCCTCGGCGCCCAGATGATCCATTGGGACGACGAGTTCTGCCGGCAGCTCGCCGCGCGCGGTTTTCGCGTGATCCGATTCGACAACAGGGATATCGGCAAGTCGTCGCGGATGAGCGGCGGCAAGCGGCTGACCGCGCTCGAGCTGATCAAGCTGCGCTTCCTGAAGATCCCGGTCGCCGCGCCCTACAAACTCGCAGACATGGCCCGCGACACGATCGGGCTGATGGACGCGCTCGGCATCCGTACCGCGCATCTGGTCGGCGCCTCGATGGGCGGCATGATCGCGCAGGAGGTTGCGATCACCTTCCCCGAGCGGGTGCGCTCGCTGACCTCGATCATGTCGACCACAGGCAATCCCAAGATCCCGGGCCCGACCCGCGAGGCGACCGCGGTGCTGATGGCACCGCCGCCGAAGAGCAAGGAGGAGTATTTCGTCCGCTTCGGACAGACCTGGAAAGTGTTGCGCAACGGCTCGTTCCCGGAGGACGAGGCGCTCGATCCTGAACGTGCGCGGCGCACCTTTGAGCGCGGTCTCAATCCGGAGGGTGTCGGCCGCCAGCTGCGCGCCATCCTCGCCTCCGGCAGTCGCAAGGAGCGCTTGCGCAGCGTCAAGGCGCCGACGCTGGTGATCCACGGCACCATCGATCCCTTGGTGCATCCCGAGGGCGGCAAGGACACCGCGGTCTCGATCCCGGGCGCCAAGCTGCTGATGATCGAAGGCATGGGCCATGCGCTGCCGATCCCGATGTGGCCCGAGATCATCGACGCCATCGACAAGCACGCGCATGGCGCAGCGGCGCAGGCGGCATAG